A single genomic interval of Pelagerythrobacter marensis harbors:
- a CDS encoding MerC domain-containing protein, whose translation MDAQKTPIRAKLDRAGIMLSGLCVVHCIASIAIVSALGIGAEFLLAPAFHRVGLAIALVIAAVAIGWGALTHRRPVPFVTAMMGLTFMGGALAMPHGAGEAVLTVIGVALVALGHLLNLRRAD comes from the coding sequence ATGGATGCGCAAAAAACCCCGATTCGTGCGAAGCTCGATCGCGCCGGCATCATGCTGTCGGGGCTGTGCGTCGTTCATTGCATCGCGTCCATCGCGATCGTTTCGGCCCTCGGGATCGGCGCCGAGTTCCTGCTCGCCCCTGCATTCCACCGGGTCGGCCTCGCCATCGCGCTGGTGATCGCCGCCGTGGCGATCGGCTGGGGCGCACTGACCCATCGCCGCCCGGTCCCGTTCGTGACCGCGATGATGGGCCTGACGTTCATGGGCGGAGCGCTGGCGATGCCCCATGGCGCGGGGGAGGCCGTTCTGACCGTGATCGGCGTGGCGCTCGTCGCGCTCGGGCACCTGCTGAACTTGCGCCGCGCGGATTGA